The Geoglobus acetivorans genome window below encodes:
- a CDS encoding iron chelate uptake ABC transporter family permease subunit, with protein sequence MPRPHTKFAILILAGVISFLVGISTGSSKIGLNEILGVISGVEKEYVANILDFRLRRTLLSILVGVALSSSGCAMQSLFRNPLADPYIIGVSSGASVGAAIAILTGHGSSINIMAAAFISAIITVFVVYNLGKDSTYSLLLAGVAMATFLSGVTSLLIYISGQSLHQVLFWIMGGFWNANWFKVKIAFVGSLIGVAIILYNSWRLNALLLGEEHALSVGINIERLKREIIAATAFLTAIAVSVSGVIGFVGLIIPHTMRLLFGEDNRVIVPTSILFAFTFMPAVDTVARIAVPGELPVGVITSLLGAPFFIYLLRRKRYETKGQ encoded by the coding sequence ATGCCGAGGCCGCACACAAAATTCGCCATCCTGATCCTTGCCGGAGTTATTTCGTTTTTAGTCGGCATCAGCACAGGCTCATCAAAGATCGGTCTGAATGAGATACTGGGCGTAATTTCAGGTGTCGAGAAAGAATATGTAGCAAACATACTCGATTTCAGGTTGAGGCGCACCCTTCTCTCAATACTCGTTGGAGTGGCATTATCTTCGTCAGGATGTGCCATGCAATCCCTCTTCAGAAACCCCTTAGCGGATCCATACATCATAGGAGTTTCAAGCGGAGCGAGTGTTGGGGCTGCAATTGCAATTCTGACCGGACATGGTTCTTCTATAAACATAATGGCCGCAGCTTTCATATCTGCCATAATTACAGTATTTGTTGTATATAACCTGGGAAAGGATTCCACATATTCTCTCCTGCTCGCAGGTGTGGCGATGGCCACATTCCTTTCGGGAGTTACATCACTTCTCATATACATCTCGGGACAGAGTCTGCATCAGGTTCTCTTCTGGATAATGGGTGGATTCTGGAATGCAAACTGGTTTAAGGTGAAAATCGCATTTGTGGGGTCCCTGATAGGTGTTGCTATAATCCTGTACAATTCGTGGAGGCTGAACGCCCTTTTGCTTGGAGAGGAGCATGCGCTGAGCGTGGGAATAAACATCGAACGGCTCAAGAGAGAAATTATCGCTGCCACCGCTTTTCTGACGGCAATTGCAGTATCGGTAAGCGGGGTCATAGGCTTCGTAGGCCTGATAATTCCGCACACAATGAGGTTGCTATTCGGAGAGGACAACAGGGTGATTGTTCCGACATCGATTCTCTTTGCATTCACATTCATGCCGGCAGTGGACACGGTTGCCAGAATTGCTGTTCCTGGGGAACTTCCAGTAGGGGTGATTACATCACTTCTCGGCGCCCCATTTTTCATTTATCTCCTGAGGAGGAAGAGGTATGAAACTAAGGGTCAGTAA
- a CDS encoding phenylalanine--tRNA ligase subunit alpha has translation MLSPFEIKLLKSLEKNREYTIEDAAEIAGMKKDAVIKAIYLLAEKGFVEIEEKLWKEYELTEEGIKYLTEGLPEEKLISELRESKKSIKELEEKFGKRLVGIALGNLKKKGAIKIESGVVELISEPQFYEKAALEKIYSDRTAKLDEKILRELKKRKLLREEQFKEVSFKIIRKPDIELKEKISDVTPEILISGAWKGKEFLEYDIRIPSKEVFTAKIHPYERIIRECRKIFLEMGFTEIKGHYIQPAFWNFDALFQPQDHPAREMQDTFYLDGYVELEGDAVERVKLTHEDGWVTGSRGWGGKWSPEKAKQLVLRTHTTAITIHYLALNPEPPVKAFCIDRVYRRETIDATHLPEFDQLEGVVLDRDVGFTDLLGLLREFFHKMGFEDVRFRPGYFPYTEPSVEPEVYVDGLGWVELGGAGIFRKEVTEPLGIKGKVLAWGLGIGRLAMLRLGMKDLRRLYIPDIGWLRSLPAIKR, from the coding sequence ATGCTCTCCCCATTTGAGATCAAACTCCTCAAATCACTCGAAAAAAATAGAGAATACACCATTGAAGATGCCGCTGAGATTGCCGGAATGAAGAAAGACGCTGTAATAAAGGCCATTTACCTGCTCGCAGAAAAAGGATTCGTCGAAATTGAGGAAAAACTCTGGAAAGAATATGAACTGACTGAAGAAGGGATAAAATACCTGACCGAGGGACTGCCAGAAGAAAAACTCATTTCAGAACTGAGGGAGAGTAAGAAATCAATAAAGGAGCTTGAAGAAAAGTTTGGAAAAAGACTGGTTGGTATTGCTCTCGGAAACCTCAAGAAAAAGGGCGCAATAAAAATCGAAAGCGGTGTTGTTGAACTCATTTCAGAGCCTCAGTTTTACGAGAAAGCTGCACTTGAAAAAATTTACAGTGACAGGACCGCCAAGCTGGATGAGAAAATCCTGAGAGAGCTGAAGAAAAGGAAGCTTTTAAGGGAGGAGCAGTTCAAGGAAGTATCCTTCAAAATAATCAGAAAACCCGATATCGAGTTGAAGGAAAAAATTTCGGACGTCACTCCTGAAATCCTCATCTCAGGAGCATGGAAAGGTAAAGAATTCTTGGAATACGACATAAGAATTCCCTCGAAAGAAGTGTTCACTGCCAAAATTCACCCATACGAGAGAATAATAAGAGAATGCAGAAAGATCTTTCTGGAAATGGGCTTCACGGAGATAAAGGGCCATTACATCCAGCCAGCATTCTGGAACTTCGATGCCCTCTTCCAGCCGCAGGATCACCCCGCCAGAGAGATGCAGGACACGTTCTATCTGGATGGGTACGTCGAGCTTGAAGGAGATGCTGTCGAAAGAGTTAAGCTAACGCATGAGGATGGATGGGTGACTGGCTCCAGGGGATGGGGTGGAAAGTGGAGTCCTGAGAAGGCAAAACAGCTCGTGCTGAGAACCCACACAACTGCCATAACAATCCACTACCTTGCCCTGAACCCCGAACCACCAGTTAAAGCGTTCTGCATAGACAGAGTTTACAGGAGAGAGACGATAGACGCTACTCACCTTCCTGAATTCGACCAGCTTGAGGGCGTTGTTCTCGACAGAGACGTTGGATTTACTGACCTGCTTGGCCTGCTGAGAGAGTTTTTCCACAAGATGGGTTTTGAGGATGTGAGATTCAGACCGGGTTATTTCCCGTACACCGAGCCGAGCGTGGAACCGGAAGTCTACGTTGATGGTTTGGGATGGGTCGAGCTTGGAGGAGCAGGGATATTCAGAAAGGAAGTTACCGAACCGCTTGGAATAAAGGGGAAAGTCCTTGCCTGGGGCCTCGGAATTGGCAGACTTGCAATGCTCAGGCTTGGAATGAAAGACCTGAGAAGACTGTACATACCAGATATTGGCTGGCTGAGGTCCCTGCCAGCGATAAAAAGGTAA